A stretch of the Vanacampus margaritifer isolate UIUO_Vmar chromosome 6, RoL_Vmar_1.0, whole genome shotgun sequence genome encodes the following:
- the chst6 gene encoding carbohydrate sulfotransferase 6 → MPRYRVNLNTVVFLLILQGAAVVLFCSWYIRLNPHDCSPSNRKVHILLLSSWRSGSSFVGQVFSQHPSVFYLMEPAWHVWTKLRNSGAQALRMAVRDLMRSVFCCDFSVTDAYLPEHYNVSSLFMWSHSRALCSPPACPLTPRGYFSNQTQCLQTCDARGLQGVQEACLSYSHVVLKSVRIFELESLYQLFEDPGLDLRIIHLVRDPRAVVRSREQSAKAFVSDNAIVLEQQRNMPAAEVQYQVLQEICRSHVRISERALKKPPPFLKGRYKMVRYEDVARNPLQEISAMYDFVDLDMTNQLEEWIYKLTHGKGKGSLKEAFEITSRNAADVSQAWRTTLPFSKVKRIQEVCKGAMSLLGYTIVNSDKEQKRLDIDLLVPREPYHFSWLPPRTQRPGKG, encoded by the coding sequence ATGCCCCGTTACAGAGTGAACCTCAACACTGTGGTTTTCCTGTTGATCCTGCAGGGAGCAGCAGTGGTCCTCTTCTGCAGCTGGTACATCAGGCTAAACCCTCACGACTGTTCCCCCTCCAATAGGAAAGTCCACATTCTGCTGCTGTCATCATGGCGATCAGGATCATCCTTTGTTGGTCAGGTGTTTAGTCAACACCCATCTGTCTTCTACCTCATGGAGCCTGCCTGGCATGTTTGGACCAAACTTAGGAACTCTGGCGCACAGGCACTACGGATGGCTGTAAGGGATCTAATGCGTAGTGTGTTCTGTTGTGATTTTTCTGTGACAGATGCCTACCTGCCAGAGCATTACAACGTGTCGTCCTTGTTCATGTGGAGTCACAGTCGAGCGCTGTGCTCACCGCCGGCTTGTCCTCTCACACCACGTGGCTATTTCAGCAATCAGACTCAATGCTTGCAAACATGTGATGCAAGAGGCCTACAGGGTGTGCAGGAGGCCTGCCTTTCTTACAGTCATGTAGTATTAAAATCAGTGCGAATTTTTGAACTGGAATCCCTCTACCAGCTCTTTGAGGATCCTGGCCTTGACCTCCGCATCATTCATCTGGTTCGCGATCCCCGGGCCGTGGTGCGCTCAAGAGAACAGTCTGCCAAAGCTTTTGTTAGTGATAATGCTATTGTTTTAGAGCAACAGAGAAACATGCCAGCAGCTGAGGTACAATACCAAGTCTTGCAGGAGATCTGCCGTAGCCACGTGCGCATTAGTGAGAGGGCCCTAAAGAAGCCCCCGCCATTTCTAAAAGGCCGCTACAAAATGGTACGCTATGAGGATGTGGCCCGCAATCCACTACAGGAAATAAGTGCCATGTATGACTTTGTAGATCTGGACATGACAAATCAGTTAGAAGAATGGATCTATAAGCTGACTCATGGAAAAGGTAAAGGTTCCTTGAAAGAGGCTTTTGAAATCACATCAAGAAATGCTGCAGATGTTTCCCAGGCTTGGCGCACCACGCTGCCATTCAGTAAGGTTAAGCGCATCCAGGAAGTGTGTAAGGGGGCCATGTCACTGCTTGGGTACACCATCGTTAACAGTGATAAAGAACAGAAAAGACTTGATATTGATTTACTGGTACCACGAGAACCGTACCATTTCAGCTGGTTACCACCCAGAACACAACGTCCTGGTAAAGGTTAA